A genome region from Acinetobacter lwoffii includes the following:
- a CDS encoding YceD family protein, whose protein sequence is MSANTFPAQIEPFKWAEQGFKWSGQLPLSRFVRIAREAVGSIDDQLINIDCKLSMDAYHRIAWLDGHVETKVPMECQRCLETVEIELVSSFHLALVDDESLIERLDEDADFIVLGESEATTKGDYDAPATADLLALIEDELLLLMPLSPKHEFCEHKHQPAVEEVAEEKRDNPFEVLAALKGKLN, encoded by the coding sequence ATGTCAGCAAATACCTTTCCGGCACAGATTGAGCCGTTTAAATGGGCTGAACAGGGCTTTAAATGGTCAGGTCAACTGCCTTTATCTCGCTTTGTTCGTATCGCTCGTGAAGCTGTTGGATCAATTGATGATCAATTGATTAACATAGACTGTAAGCTATCAATGGATGCCTATCATCGTATTGCATGGCTAGATGGTCACGTTGAAACAAAAGTTCCTATGGAATGCCAGCGTTGTCTGGAAACTGTAGAAATTGAACTGGTTTCATCGTTCCATTTAGCACTTGTGGATGATGAGTCACTGATAGAGCGCTTGGATGAGGATGCTGATTTCATCGTCCTAGGTGAAAGTGAAGCAACGACCAAAGGTGATTATGATGCACCTGCGACCGCTGATTTGCTCGCGCTGATAGAAGATGAACTGTTATTGTTGATGCCGTTGTCGCCTAAACATGAGTTTTGTGAACATAAGCATCAACCTGCCGTAGAAGAAGTGGCTGAAGAAAAACGGGACAACCCGTTTGAAGTTTTGGCTGCTTTGAAGGGTAAACTTAACTAA
- a CDS encoding L-threonylcarbamoyladenylate synthase has translation MLHLRVHPDNPQPRLISQAVERIRAGDVVVYPTDAAYAIGCQIGNKSAMERIAQIRGLGPKHQYAILCCDLSDIATYAKVDNAMYRLLKNNTPAITTFILPATSEVPRRLMHPKKKTIGLRIPNNPVCQMLLKELGEPLLTSTLILPGQTDPLDDPYDIEMQLGKRIDVFVDSGLGTLSTTSIVDLSGDHPEVIRRGMGDVSAFE, from the coding sequence ATGCTGCATTTACGCGTACACCCAGACAATCCGCAACCCCGCTTAATCAGTCAGGCAGTGGAACGTATCCGTGCGGGTGATGTGGTGGTCTATCCCACTGATGCGGCCTATGCGATTGGTTGCCAGATTGGGAACAAGAGTGCCATGGAGCGGATTGCGCAAATTCGTGGTCTGGGCCCAAAGCATCAATATGCGATTCTGTGCTGTGATTTGTCCGATATTGCCACTTATGCCAAGGTGGACAATGCCATGTACCGTTTGCTGAAAAATAATACACCGGCTATTACGACCTTTATTTTACCTGCGACCAGCGAAGTCCCGCGTAGGTTGATGCATCCCAAGAAAAAAACCATTGGTCTGCGCATTCCAAATAATCCGGTGTGTCAAATGTTACTGAAAGAACTCGGTGAACCGCTGTTGACCTCTACCCTGATTTTACCGGGTCAGACTGACCCACTCGATGATCCTTATGATATTGAAATGCAGCTGGGCAAACGCATTGATGTTTTTGTAGATAGTGGTTTAGGCACGTTGAGCACAACTTCTATTGTAGATTTATCCGGTGATCATCCAGAAGTGATTCGTCGTGGTATGGGAGATGTCAGCGCCTTTGAATAA
- the fabG gene encoding 3-oxoacyl-ACP reductase FabG, whose translation MTQERKVALVTGASRGIGAAIAQQLIQDGYFVVGTATSEAGAEKLSAQFAENGAGKVLDVRDGAAIDALVTDIEQNYGPVLALVNNAGITKDNLLLRMSEDDWDDILNIHLKAVYRLSKRVLKGMTKARFGRIINISSVVAHFANPGQANYSAAKAGIEAFSRSLAKEMGSRQITVNSVAPGFIATEMTEQLSEEIRKKMTEQVALNRLGDPQDIANAVSFLASDKASYITGTVMHVNGGLYMS comes from the coding sequence ATGACACAGGAACGTAAAGTTGCTCTGGTAACAGGTGCAAGTCGTGGTATTGGTGCTGCGATCGCACAGCAATTGATTCAAGACGGTTATTTTGTCGTAGGTACTGCAACGTCTGAAGCAGGTGCGGAAAAATTATCTGCACAGTTTGCTGAAAATGGCGCTGGAAAAGTACTAGATGTACGTGATGGTGCTGCGATTGATGCGCTGGTAACGGACATTGAACAGAACTATGGTCCAGTCCTTGCGTTGGTCAATAATGCTGGTATTACCAAAGACAATTTGCTGCTGCGTATGTCTGAAGATGACTGGGATGATATTTTAAATATTCACCTGAAAGCAGTTTACCGTTTGTCTAAGCGCGTACTCAAAGGCATGACCAAGGCGCGTTTCGGTCGCATCATCAACATCAGTTCTGTGGTGGCACACTTTGCCAACCCGGGTCAGGCCAACTATTCTGCTGCCAAAGCAGGTATTGAAGCATTTAGCCGTAGCCTTGCCAAAGAAATGGGTAGCCGTCAGATTACCGTAAACTCGGTAGCACCAGGTTTTATTGCGACTGAAATGACTGAGCAGCTAAGCGAAGAAATTCGTAAAAAGATGACTGAGCAGGTGGCATTAAACCGTTTAGGTGATCCGCAGGATATCGCAAATGCCGTAAGTTTCTTGGCTTCGGATAAAGCCAGTTACATTACTGGTACAGTTATGCATGTAAATGGGGGCTTATACATGAGCTAA
- a CDS encoding RidA family protein codes for MTQDNTAIQRLNSNQIMSAVTIHHQTVYLSGQVPNSTNLDVRGQTLEVFAKIEELLALANTDKSQLLSAQLFVKHLDDFATVNQLWVEWLQGHSTPARATIQADLVNPDWLIEIAVIAAQA; via the coding sequence ATGACACAGGACAATACAGCCATTCAGCGACTCAACAGCAATCAAATCATGAGTGCGGTGACGATTCATCATCAAACCGTCTATCTGTCAGGTCAGGTGCCAAATAGCACGAATCTGGATGTACGCGGCCAAACACTGGAAGTCTTTGCAAAAATTGAAGAATTGCTTGCACTGGCAAATACCGATAAAAGCCAGCTGCTTTCTGCACAATTATTTGTCAAGCATCTGGATGATTTTGCTACCGTAAACCAGCTTTGGGTGGAATGGCTGCAAGGTCATAGTACACCCGCACGTGCTACGATTCAGGCGGATCTGGTGAACCCTGACTGGCTGATTGAAATTGCAGTCATTGCAGCTCAAGCTTAG
- the fabD gene encoding ACP S-malonyltransferase → MSATPLEQAAPATKTAFVFPGQGSQKAGMLAELAEQFASIRETFAEASEAVGFDLWQIAQTGEGLDQTEFTQPVLLTASIALWRVWLESGGVAPKYLAGHSLGEYSALVASGALSLGDAAKLVNLRGKLMQTAVPQGVGAMAAILGLDDAKVIELCAQATAAGEGSVEAANYNAQGQVVVAGNKDRVEAVMALAKENGGKAIALPVSVPSHCSLMKPAAEQFAPALEQTAIELPRIPVLQNVGAQAATNVDELRQALTAQLYESVQWTKTLQFLQDEGIEYIVECGPGNVLTNLAKRLPNIQKVLPLDSQSRLEDGLNTVLAAEGKSA, encoded by the coding sequence ATGTCTGCTACACCACTCGAACAAGCAGCGCCAGCAACAAAAACTGCATTTGTGTTTCCGGGTCAGGGTTCCCAAAAAGCTGGTATGCTGGCTGAGCTTGCAGAACAGTTTGCAAGTATTCGCGAGACATTTGCAGAAGCATCTGAAGCCGTCGGTTTTGATCTGTGGCAGATTGCGCAAACTGGCGAAGGTCTGGATCAAACTGAATTTACCCAGCCGGTATTGCTGACTGCAAGTATTGCCTTATGGCGCGTGTGGTTAGAATCTGGCGGTGTAGCACCGAAATATCTTGCAGGCCATTCACTGGGTGAATACAGCGCACTGGTTGCATCAGGTGCTTTAAGCCTGGGTGATGCTGCGAAGCTAGTGAACTTGCGTGGCAAACTCATGCAGACTGCTGTACCTCAGGGTGTGGGTGCGATGGCTGCCATTTTGGGTCTGGACGATGCCAAAGTGATTGAGCTGTGTGCACAAGCAACTGCAGCAGGCGAAGGTTCTGTCGAAGCGGCGAACTACAATGCGCAAGGGCAGGTTGTCGTTGCAGGCAATAAAGATCGCGTTGAAGCAGTGATGGCATTGGCCAAAGAAAACGGCGGAAAAGCCATTGCATTGCCAGTATCGGTTCCATCGCATTGTTCATTGATGAAACCTGCGGCTGAACAGTTTGCGCCAGCATTGGAACAAACCGCCATTGAGCTGCCACGCATTCCTGTATTACAAAATGTAGGCGCGCAAGCGGCAACCAATGTAGATGAATTGCGTCAGGCGTTGACCGCGCAACTTTATGAGTCGGTACAATGGACTAAAACCTTACAATTCCTTCAAGATGAAGGCATTGAGTACATCGTAGAATGTGGTCCGGGTAATGTATTGACTAACTTGGCGAAACGCTTGCCGAATATTCAAAAAGTACTTCCACTGGACAGTCAATCTCGTCTGGAAGATGGATTAAACACCGTATTGGCGGCAGAAGGGAAAAGTGCATGA
- a CDS encoding elongation factor P hydroxylase encodes MHLLQPQTEVNVSSLVSTIPSLDSDSSTQQVQLSPWANLSSEAQQVDWLILHFNHWFSHLNVTLVRGEFEPEYFPASADRPARIQFAHGFFNSALHEISHWTIAGDKRRLLPDLGYWYAPDGRTREQQALFEQVEIKPQAIEWMFAQAFGRKFGVSLDNLTGDGGDGASFKDNVYAQVQAYFNGTAKLPRDAAHFIQCICICIRGGKSLQSDEFIREMLD; translated from the coding sequence ATGCATCTGTTGCAGCCGCAAACAGAAGTGAATGTTTCATCACTCGTTAGCACAATTCCAAGCCTTGATTCTGACAGTTCAACACAACAAGTGCAACTCTCGCCATGGGCGAATTTATCGTCAGAAGCGCAGCAGGTGGACTGGCTCATCTTACACTTTAATCACTGGTTTTCCCATTTAAATGTCACTTTAGTGCGTGGCGAATTTGAACCAGAATATTTCCCTGCTAGCGCAGACCGTCCTGCCCGCATCCAGTTTGCGCATGGTTTCTTTAATAGCGCTTTGCATGAAATCAGCCACTGGACCATTGCCGGAGACAAACGCCGCCTGCTGCCTGATCTGGGTTATTGGTATGCCCCGGATGGGCGGACCCGCGAACAGCAGGCTTTATTTGAACAAGTCGAAATCAAACCACAGGCAATTGAATGGATGTTTGCCCAGGCTTTTGGCCGTAAGTTCGGGGTTTCTTTGGATAACCTGACTGGCGACGGCGGTGATGGCGCCAGCTTTAAAGATAATGTCTACGCTCAAGTTCAGGCTTATTTTAATGGTACAGCCAAACTTCCACGTGATGCAGCGCACTTTATCCAATGTATCTGTATCTGCATTAGAGGTGGCAAAAGTTTACAATCTGATGAATTTATACGTGAAATGCTTGATTAA
- the lysM gene encoding peptidoglycan-binding protein LysM, translating to MGLFDFVKGIGKKNTAAAEPQAAPATTTPAAAQPAEPSAQEVANKLLGHVKSLGLPISGLSISYNSASDLATVRGQVQSQADREKIVLAVGNIDHVAKVDDQLTVSSPEPESKFYTVKSGDSLSKISKEFYGDANQYNKIFEANRPLLKDADDIFPGQVLRIPA from the coding sequence ATGGGTCTTTTTGATTTTGTAAAAGGTATCGGTAAGAAGAATACAGCTGCTGCGGAACCACAGGCTGCACCTGCAACGACAACGCCGGCTGCAGCACAACCTGCAGAGCCTTCTGCTCAGGAAGTGGCAAATAAATTACTCGGCCATGTGAAAAGTCTGGGCCTTCCGATCAGTGGCCTATCCATCAGTTATAACTCCGCTTCGGATCTGGCGACGGTTAGAGGTCAGGTACAAAGCCAGGCCGATCGTGAAAAGATTGTTTTGGCCGTGGGTAATATTGATCATGTCGCAAAAGTGGATGATCAGCTTACGGTAAGCAGTCCTGAGCCGGAAAGTAAGTTCTACACGGTGAAATCAGGTGACAGTCTGTCAAAAATCTCAAAAGAATTTTATGGTGATGCCAATCAGTATAATAAGATTTTTGAAGCTAATCGTCCCTTGCTCAAAGATGCAGATGATATTTTCCCGGGACAGGTACTCCGCATTCCTGCTTAA
- the acpP gene encoding acyl carrier protein, which produces MSDIEQRVKQAVAEQLGIKIEEIKNEASFMDDLGADSLDLVELVMSFENDFDITIPDEDSNEITTVQSAIDYVSKKLG; this is translated from the coding sequence GTGAGCGATATCGAACAACGTGTTAAGCAAGCAGTTGCAGAACAACTTGGTATCAAAATCGAAGAGATTAAAAACGAAGCGTCTTTCATGGATGACTTAGGTGCAGATTCTCTAGATCTAGTTGAACTTGTTATGTCTTTCGAAAATGATTTTGACATCACGATTCCTGATGAAGATTCTAACGAAATCACAACTGTTCAATCTGCAATTGACTACGTTTCTAAGAAACTGGGTTAA
- a CDS encoding segregation and condensation protein A: MTQIIHNTMESAPHIRVLDEWQDTIPEDLYIPPAAFEILLEHFEGPLDFLIYLIQKNGFDLLQVDIAPIAAQYLSYMDAMKSLNIELTADYMVMAALLADLKSRLLLPKPKSLTAIEQDPKQELIDRLENYLRIKQAAERLGQMPILERDTFTTNVSLGEIQQPNEGYSSDLLRDALLCIFNRPEPVIHQVQQEPVLLEERIAYIESCIETGAILSFKDLLKPSQGRMGMVVTFMAVLELTRQQKIQIIATGIEAPLAIQGASQ; encoded by the coding sequence ATGACTCAAATTATCCATAACACTATGGAATCTGCTCCGCACATTCGGGTTCTGGATGAATGGCAGGATACAATTCCAGAGGATCTGTACATTCCTCCAGCGGCATTTGAAATCTTATTAGAACATTTTGAAGGCCCACTCGACTTTTTAATTTACCTGATTCAAAAAAACGGTTTTGATCTGTTACAGGTCGATATCGCGCCGATTGCAGCGCAGTATTTGTCTTATATGGACGCGATGAAATCCCTGAACATCGAGCTGACGGCCGACTATATGGTGATGGCGGCCTTACTGGCAGATCTGAAATCACGTTTGCTTTTGCCGAAACCGAAAAGCCTGACTGCGATTGAACAGGATCCAAAACAAGAACTGATTGACCGTTTAGAAAATTATTTAAGAATTAAACAGGCAGCAGAACGTCTGGGCCAGATGCCGATTCTGGAACGTGACACTTTCACCACCAACGTCAGTTTGGGCGAAATCCAGCAGCCGAATGAAGGCTATTCAAGCGATTTATTGCGTGATGCCTTGCTTTGTATATTTAATCGTCCTGAACCCGTGATTCATCAGGTGCAACAGGAACCGGTACTGCTGGAAGAACGTATTGCCTATATTGAAAGTTGTATTGAAACTGGCGCAATACTCAGCTTTAAGGACTTGTTAAAACCGAGCCAAGGCCGTATGGGTATGGTGGTAACCTTTATGGCGGTGCTGGAACTGACCCGACAACAAAAAATTCAGATTATTGCTACAGGTATTGAAGCCCCGCTCGCAATTCAAGGAGCCAGTCAATGA
- the rpmF gene encoding 50S ribosomal protein L32 has product MAVQQNRKSRSRRDMRRSHDALTENALTVDQATGETHRRHHVSKDGIYRGRQLFAKASAE; this is encoded by the coding sequence ATGGCCGTTCAGCAAAACCGTAAAAGTCGCTCTCGCCGTGACATGCGCCGTTCACATGACGCTTTAACCGAGAATGCATTAACTGTAGACCAAGCTACTGGCGAGACTCACCGTCGTCACCACGTATCTAAAGATGGTATCTACCGTGGTCGTCAATTATTCGCTAAAGCATCTGCTGAATAA
- a CDS encoding Lrp/AsnC ligand binding domain-containing protein, which yields MRKLDRIDRMILDILQRDGRIAISELAAHVNLSTTPCSERVKRLEREGIIMGYYARLNPEMLERNLLVFLEIKLSAKSGDVFDQVARNLTEIPEVLECHLISGDFDYLVKARLKEMSAYRRLLGDLLKKLPASASSHSYVVMEEVKESLYLDLGI from the coding sequence ATGCGCAAATTAGACCGCATTGACCGCATGATTCTGGATATCCTGCAACGCGATGGCCGGATTGCCATTAGCGAACTTGCAGCACACGTCAATCTATCGACCACACCCTGTTCAGAACGGGTAAAACGGCTAGAGCGCGAAGGCATTATCATGGGCTATTACGCCCGTTTAAATCCGGAAATGCTGGAGCGCAACCTGCTGGTTTTTCTGGAAATCAAACTCTCCGCCAAATCAGGTGATGTCTTTGATCAGGTGGCACGTAATCTAACTGAGATTCCAGAAGTACTGGAATGCCATTTAATTTCCGGTGATTTTGATTATCTGGTCAAAGCGCGTTTAAAAGAAATGAGTGCTTATCGCCGCCTGTTGGGAGATTTACTGAAAAAACTGCCCGCCTCTGCCTCCTCGCACAGTTATGTGGTGATGGAAGAAGTTAAAGAAAGTTTATATCTGGACTTGGGTATTTAG
- a CDS encoding D-amino acid dehydrogenase has product MRVLVLGSGVIGVASAYYLAQQGATVTVLDRQAGPAQETSFGNAGQISPGYSTPWAAPGIPFKAVKWMFQHHAPLAINVDGSLWQLQWMAQMLKNCNAQHYAVNKERMVRVAEYSRDCLRNLRRDIGISYENRAKGTLQIFRKDAQLDAVQRDIEVLKETGVEFELLDRDGLARVEPALAQAKDKLVGGLHLPNDETGDCYLFTNALAEHAKGMGVEFKFNQNVEKLIVEGDQIKGVLVNGQVLTADKYVLAFGSYSRDFLKPLELNLPVYPVKGYSLTIPILDPAFAPQSTVLDETYKIAITRFDQRIRVGGMAELSGFNLGLNEDRRGTLEMVTRDLFPGGDMNQASFWTGLRPMTPDSTPIIGKTRFKNLFLNTGHGTLGWTMACGSGKLISDLVLARDPEISTEGLSLARYHHAA; this is encoded by the coding sequence ATGCGCGTATTGGTTTTAGGTAGTGGTGTGATTGGTGTGGCAAGCGCTTACTATCTGGCGCAGCAGGGAGCAACCGTGACTGTGTTGGATCGTCAGGCAGGTCCGGCGCAAGAAACCAGCTTCGGTAATGCCGGGCAGATTTCTCCAGGATATTCGACCCCTTGGGCTGCACCAGGTATTCCATTTAAGGCAGTCAAATGGATGTTTCAGCATCATGCACCGTTGGCGATTAATGTCGATGGCAGCTTGTGGCAATTGCAGTGGATGGCACAAATGCTGAAAAACTGTAATGCCCAGCATTATGCAGTCAATAAAGAACGGATGGTGCGTGTGGCTGAATACAGCCGTGACTGTTTACGTAATTTGCGCCGGGATATTGGCATCTCTTATGAAAACCGCGCGAAAGGTACTTTGCAGATTTTCCGTAAAGATGCGCAGCTGGATGCAGTTCAGCGCGATATCGAAGTTCTGAAGGAAACTGGAGTTGAGTTTGAACTGCTGGATCGCGATGGACTGGCGCGTGTAGAACCGGCATTGGCACAGGCAAAAGACAAACTGGTGGGTGGTCTGCATTTACCCAATGATGAAACAGGTGACTGCTATCTGTTTACCAATGCCCTGGCAGAACATGCCAAAGGGATGGGTGTAGAGTTTAAGTTTAATCAAAACGTTGAAAAGCTGATTGTAGAAGGTGACCAGATCAAAGGTGTTCTGGTCAATGGTCAGGTGCTCACAGCAGATAAATATGTGCTGGCCTTTGGTAGTTATTCACGTGATTTCCTTAAACCGCTTGAACTGAATTTGCCGGTATATCCAGTAAAAGGTTATTCATTAACCATTCCTATTCTAGATCCAGCCTTCGCTCCGCAATCTACCGTGCTGGATGAAACCTATAAAATTGCAATCACCCGTTTCGACCAGCGCATCCGCGTAGGGGGAATGGCTGAACTGAGTGGTTTTAACTTGGGTCTGAATGAAGACCGTCGTGGCACGTTGGAAATGGTGACCCGTGATTTATTCCCGGGGGGTGACATGAATCAGGCCAGCTTCTGGACAGGCCTGCGTCCAATGACCCCGGACAGTACGCCAATTATTGGGAAAACCCGTTTTAAAAACCTGTTCCTGAATACTGGACATGGCACGCTGGGTTGGACCATGGCCTGCGGTTCAGGGAAATTAATCAGCGATCTGGTCTTGGCCCGTGATCCTGAAATTAGTACCGAAGGATTGTCATTGGCGCGCTATCACCACGCGGCTTAG
- a CDS encoding amino acid permease, producing the protein MKTTPGTEDVKSSPHELQRKLSNRHLQLIAIGGCIGTGLFMGSGKTISLAGPSILIIYMIIGGMFFFLMRALGEMLLSNLHYKSFIDMAHDLIGPGAGYYIGWSYWLGWVLVGIADLAAIINYLSFWLPEGMAFTPMGQAMISVGCVLFILAINLVTVKLFGEIEFWFALIKILAILGLIFVGGYMVFSGFQAPSGAVASFSNVWAHGGLFPKGFTGFLAGFQIAMFAFVGVELLGTMAAETKDPEKNLPKAVNAIPTRIILFYVLSLLMIMSVTPWHLIPADQSPFVSLFLYAGIPTSAIIMNLVVLSSVMSSMNSGVFSTSRMLFGLARDGQAPQALARLSSRAVPATGLFFSCAFIMLGAAFQYFVPNTMEAFTLASSLCVILFISIWSIIMVCYIRYRKQQPQKHVASTFKMPGGVWMSYVVLAFLLFALIILSLEPDTLKALMISPLWLIILAVTYRLLYKPRMRQRGNP; encoded by the coding sequence ATGAAAACCACCCCGGGCACAGAAGACGTAAAATCGTCGCCGCATGAGTTGCAACGAAAACTCTCTAACCGACATTTGCAGTTAATCGCCATTGGTGGCTGTATCGGTACCGGCCTGTTTATGGGATCGGGAAAAACCATCTCCCTGGCAGGCCCTTCAATTTTGATCATTTATATGATCATTGGTGGCATGTTCTTCTTCCTGATGCGTGCGTTGGGTGAAATGCTGTTGTCCAATCTGCATTACAAATCCTTTATTGATATGGCCCATGACCTGATCGGGCCGGGTGCTGGCTATTATATTGGCTGGTCGTACTGGCTGGGTTGGGTGCTGGTAGGGATTGCTGATCTCGCGGCGATTATTAACTATTTGAGTTTCTGGCTGCCTGAAGGCATGGCCTTTACCCCGATGGGGCAGGCCATGATTAGTGTGGGTTGTGTGCTGTTTATTCTCGCGATTAACTTGGTCACGGTAAAACTGTTTGGTGAGATTGAATTCTGGTTCGCACTAATCAAGATTTTAGCCATTCTTGGTTTGATCTTTGTCGGTGGTTATATGGTGTTTAGCGGTTTTCAGGCACCGAGTGGTGCCGTCGCCAGCTTTAGTAATGTCTGGGCGCATGGTGGCTTATTTCCCAAAGGCTTTACTGGTTTTCTGGCAGGCTTCCAGATTGCCATGTTTGCCTTTGTCGGGGTGGAACTGCTCGGTACGATGGCGGCAGAAACCAAAGATCCGGAAAAGAATTTACCCAAAGCGGTCAACGCCATTCCTACGCGGATCATTCTGTTCTATGTATTGTCATTGCTGATGATCATGTCGGTCACACCGTGGCATCTGATTCCTGCGGATCAAAGTCCTTTTGTGAGTTTGTTCCTGTATGCCGGTATTCCAACTTCAGCCATTATCATGAACCTGGTGGTGTTGTCGTCTGTGATGTCCTCTATGAACAGTGGTGTATTCTCGACCAGTCGTATGTTGTTTGGTTTGGCACGTGATGGACAGGCGCCTCAAGCTTTAGCGCGGTTATCTAGTCGGGCAGTACCAGCCACAGGGTTATTTTTCTCCTGTGCTTTTATTATGTTAGGGGCAGCATTTCAGTATTTTGTACCAAATACCATGGAAGCTTTTACTCTGGCAAGTTCGCTGTGTGTGATCCTGTTTATTAGTATCTGGAGCATCATCATGGTGTGCTACATTCGTTACCGTAAGCAGCAACCGCAAAAACATGTGGCTTCGACCTTTAAAATGCCGGGTGGAGTATGGATGTCTTATGTGGTATTAGCATTCCTGTTATTCGCCTTGATTATTTTAAGTCTGGAACCCGATACCTTAAAGGCTCTGATGATCAGTCCTTTATGGTTGATTATTCTGGCAGTGACCTATCGTCTGCTGTATAAGCCACGTATGCGTCAGCGTGGTAATCCTTAA
- the alr gene encoding alanine racemase yields MPRPITAIIHQQALAHNLSVARQCMPNSQVFAVVKANAYGHGIERVYAALHGADGFAFLDIEEGKRLRALGCKKPLMLLEGIFALEDLFECAKHEMSFAIHSSHQVQWLKQFAAIAPDAQFDVYLKMNSGMNRLGFEPQQYAEIWQELHQLNNVRSITHMTHFSDADGQRFGQDGIQYQNLIFSQAIQGFEGKISLSNSAAILRHHQTLHSDIVRSGIMLYGSSPDYPTHTIQDWNLQPSMSLRSEIIAIQMIQSGQSIGYGSKFIATQEIRIGIVACGYADGYQRLSETGTPVLVDSIKTHTLGRISMDMLAVDLTALPHADIGSEVVLWGQSSQGVVLPIDEVAASSGTIGYELMCAVTARVHFQIDA; encoded by the coding sequence ATGCCACGTCCGATTACTGCAATTATCCATCAACAGGCGCTTGCGCATAATTTAAGTGTGGCGCGCCAATGTATGCCCAATAGTCAGGTATTTGCCGTGGTCAAGGCCAATGCCTATGGGCACGGGATTGAACGGGTCTATGCGGCACTTCACGGGGCGGACGGTTTTGCTTTTCTGGATATTGAAGAGGGCAAACGGCTGCGTGCACTAGGATGCAAGAAGCCGCTAATGTTGCTCGAAGGTATTTTTGCTCTCGAGGATTTATTCGAATGTGCCAAGCATGAAATGAGCTTTGCTATTCATTCCTCGCATCAAGTGCAATGGCTAAAACAGTTTGCTGCAATAGCACCGGATGCACAGTTTGATGTGTACTTGAAAATGAACAGCGGCATGAACCGTCTGGGTTTCGAGCCACAGCAATATGCAGAAATCTGGCAGGAGCTGCACCAGCTAAATAATGTCCGTTCAATCACGCATATGACCCATTTCTCCGATGCAGATGGCCAGCGTTTCGGACAGGATGGGATTCAGTATCAAAACCTGATTTTTAGCCAGGCCATTCAGGGGTTTGAGGGTAAAATCTCACTCAGTAACAGTGCGGCCATTCTGCGTCATCATCAAACCCTTCATTCCGATATTGTACGTAGCGGCATCATGCTGTATGGCAGTTCACCAGATTATCCAACACACACGATTCAAGACTGGAATCTGCAACCGAGCATGAGCTTACGCAGTGAAATTATCGCCATTCAAATGATCCAGTCAGGTCAGAGCATTGGCTATGGTTCCAAATTTATTGCCACGCAGGAAATACGGATCGGGATTGTGGCCTGTGGTTATGCCGATGGTTATCAACGACTATCGGAGACCGGTACACCCGTGCTGGTAGATTCAATCAAAACGCACACATTGGGTCGAATCAGTATGGATATGCTGGCGGTAGATCTGACTGCACTGCCGCACGCAGATATAGGTAGTGAAGTGGTACTTTGGGGCCAATCTTCCCAAGGTGTGGTTTTGCCGATTGATGAAGTGGCGGCCAGTTCAGGCACCATCGGCTATGAGCTGATGTGTGCGGTGACCGCTCGGGTTCATTTCCAGATTGACGCTTAA